CACAAGGGTGCCGGCAACCCTGGACAGCTGAAGCTACTGGCGATTAACTTAACGGTGCGATCAGCCGCCGCCGAAAGGAGCGCACCGTGCGCCGCACCGTGTACAACGAGGACCACGAGGCGTTCCGGGAGACCATCCGGGACTTCATCGCCAACGAGGTCGTCCCGGTCTACGAGAGCTGGGAGGAGGCCGGCCACCCGCCGCGGGACTTCTACCGCAAGCTGGGCGAGCTCGGCGTCTACGGCATCGAGGTCCCGGAGGAGTACGGCGGCGCGGGCGAGACCGGCTTCAAGTACCAGGCCGTGATCTACGAGGAGACCGCCCGCGCGGGCGTCACCTTCGGCTCCTCGGGCGTGCACACCGGCCTGGTGCTGCCGTACCTGATGGAGTACGCCACCGAGGAGCAGAAGCAGCGCTGGCTGCCGGGCTTCGTCTCGGGCGACATCATGACCGCGATCGCGATGACCGAGCCGGGCGCCGGCTCCGACCTGGCCGGCATCGCCACCACCGCGAAGCTCTCCGCGGACGGCACCCACTACGTGCTGAACGGCGCGAAGACCTTCATCACCGGCGGCGTCCTCGCCGACCTGGTGCTGGTGGTCTGCCGCACCGCCGCCTACGACCCGGCGGACCGCCGCGCGGGCCTGTCCATCCTGTGCGTGGACACCAAGTCCGAGGGCTACTCGGTCGGCCGCAAGCTGCAGAAGATCGGCCTGCGCACCTCGGACACCGCCGAGCTGTCCTTCACCGACGTCGAGGTCCCGGTGGAGAACCTGCTCGGCGTCGAGGGCAAGGCCTTCTCCTACCTGACCCACAACCTGGTGCAGGAGCGCCTGGCGATCGCGGTCGGCGCGTACGCCTCGGCCGCCGCCGCGGTGCAGTTCGCGGTGAAGTACGTCAAGGAGCGCAAGGTCTTCGGCAAGGCCGTCGCCGAGTTCCAGAACACCAAGTTCTCGCTGGCCGACTGCCAGGCGCAGGTGCTCGCCCAGCAGGCGATGGTCGACCAGGCGCTGGAGCTCTACCAGACCGGCGAGCTGACGGTGGCGGACGCCGCCGCGGCCAAGCTGTTCTGCACCGAGTCGGCCTCCGAGGTGATCGACAAGTGCCTGCAGCTGCACGGCGGCTACGGCTACATCCTGGAGTACCCGATCGCCCGCCTCTACACCGACAACCGGGTGTTCCGGATCTACGGCGGCACCAGCGAGGTCATGCGGACGATCATCGCGAAGTCGCTCGGCCTGTAGCCGCCCGGCGGCAGCGGGCACGGCGGAGGCGGGCACCCGGTCGGGGGGTGCCCGCCTCTCCGGCGTTCCGACGTTCCGTCAGCCGGCCGTTCCGTCAGTTGGCATTGGCGCGCCAGGCCTCCATTCCGGCCGTCGACGCGGCCCTGGCCTGGTGGAGGGTGCGCTGCGCCAGCGCACTGGGCGGAGTGTCGAGCTGCTGGATCCAGCCCCGGCCCGCGTTCGCCAGGGCGACGCAGACCAGGACCGTGCCGGTCAGTCCGACGACGGCGCCGAGCCCGGTGAGGGCTGCGCCGGCGGTGAGCATGCCGCGGTTCACCTGGAAACCGCCGATGAACTTCTGATTGGTCGCCATATGGCCACCATCGGGCCGTTGCTGCGGGCCCGCACGCCGAGCGGCCCCTTCCTTAACCCCTGCGCGTGATCCAGCGCGCGACACGCGCGGACCGCCGCCTAGGGTCGGCCGCGGGGCTCGGACGGCGAGCCCGGTGGGGCGGGGACCGACGGAGGAGAACGCGATGACCGAGCAGCCGGCCCGGATCGACCTGAACGCGCTGGCCGAGGAGCACGCCGCCAAGGCCGCCGCCAGCCCGCACGGCCGCAGCGCCCACCTGCTGCTGCACGACGGCGTGCTGCGGCAGACCGTGATCGCGCTGCGGGCCGGCGCCTCGCTGGACGAGCACAACGCCCCGGTCGCCGCCAGCCTCCAGGTGCTGCGCGGCCGGGTCTCGCTGACCGTGGCGGGCCGCAAGCAGGAGGCCACGGCGGGCGAGCTGCACTCGATCCCGCAGGAGCGGCACGGGCTGCTCGCCCACACCGACGCGGTGGTGCTGCTCACCGCCGTCACCGCCTGACGACCGCTCACATCGGAACCGCTCGCGCCCGGACCACTCGCACCCGGACCACTCGCACCCGGACCGCTCCGGCCGGTCAGGCCTGCGCGCGGTCCAGCATCGCGCCGGAGACCAGGGTGAGCCCGAGCAGGATCTCCGCGCCGTCCGGCGCCTGGGCGGGGTCGATCAGCCAGTGCGCGGCCTGCCCGAGCAGCAGCGACTGGTAGAAGATGCCCCGGGCCAGTTCCTCCGGGGTGTCCTCGTGCTCGGTCTTGCCCTGGAACATCGCGGCCAGCCCGAGCCGGCCGAGTTTCTGCGCCCCCGCCAGCTGCTCGCGCAGCTCCGGCAGGTGGCTGAGCTGCCCGACGATCTCGAACTGCACCGTCCACAGGCCGCGGTGCGCCTCGAAGGAGTCCCGCACCGCGTCCCAGCAGCGGACGAAGCGCTCCTTCGGATCGGCGACGTCCGCCGTCCCCGCCAGCGCCGCACCGATCGACCGGCCCCACTCACCCATCGCCTCGATCAGCGCCTGGACCAGCAGCGCGTCCTTCGAGCCGTAGTGGTAGCCGATCGCCGCCAGGCTGACGCCCGCTCCGCTGGCGATGTCCCGGGCGGTGGTGCGCCCGTAGCCCTTCTCCGACAAGCAGCGCTTGGCGCTGACCAGCAGGTCCTCGCGATTTCCCATGACGGCGATGCTACGCCAGTCCTGTACGGATGTCTTGCTCAAACGTCTGGCACATTCGATTTAGACGCTTGTACTAGACAGTCGTGCAAGACATCCGTACAGTCCTTCTCATGACCACCGACCACGGCCGCGCCGGCCGACGCGAATGGCTGGGCCTCGCCCTCCTCCTGCTGCCGACCCTCGTCCTCGCCATGGACATGGGCGTGCTGTTCTTCGCCGTCCCGTTCATCGCCACCGACCTGCACCCCAGCGGCACCCAGCAGCTGTGGATCATGGACATGTACTCGTTCCTGCTGGCCGGCCTGCTCATCCCGATGGGCGCGCTCGGCGACAGGATCGGCCGCCGCAAGCTGCTGATCGGCGGCACCGCCGCCTTCGCGGCCGCCTCACTGGTCGCCGCCTGGGCCGACGGAGCAGCCCAACTCATCGCCGCCCGGGCCCTGTTGGGCATCGCCGGCGCGGTCTTCGGGCCGTCCACGCTGGCCCTGATCCGCAACATGTTCCACGACCCCAAGCAGCGGCAGTCCGCGATCGGCGCCTGGAGCGGCGTCATGATGGCCGGCGCGACCCTCGGCCCGGTGGCCGGCGGCTTCCTGCTCGACCACTTCTGGTGGGGCTCC
The DNA window shown above is from Streptomyces sp. TLI_171 and carries:
- a CDS encoding acyl-CoA dehydrogenase family protein; translation: MRRTVYNEDHEAFRETIRDFIANEVVPVYESWEEAGHPPRDFYRKLGELGVYGIEVPEEYGGAGETGFKYQAVIYEETARAGVTFGSSGVHTGLVLPYLMEYATEEQKQRWLPGFVSGDIMTAIAMTEPGAGSDLAGIATTAKLSADGTHYVLNGAKTFITGGVLADLVLVVCRTAAYDPADRRAGLSILCVDTKSEGYSVGRKLQKIGLRTSDTAELSFTDVEVPVENLLGVEGKAFSYLTHNLVQERLAIAVGAYASAAAAVQFAVKYVKERKVFGKAVAEFQNTKFSLADCQAQVLAQQAMVDQALELYQTGELTVADAAAAKLFCTESASEVIDKCLQLHGGYGYILEYPIARLYTDNRVFRIYGGTSEVMRTIIAKSLGL
- a CDS encoding cupin; translation: MTEQPARIDLNALAEEHAAKAAASPHGRSAHLLLHDGVLRQTVIALRAGASLDEHNAPVAASLQVLRGRVSLTVAGRKQEATAGELHSIPQERHGLLAHTDAVVLLTAVTA
- a CDS encoding TetR/AcrR family transcriptional regulator, encoding MGNREDLLVSAKRCLSEKGYGRTTARDIASGAGVSLAAIGYHYGSKDALLVQALIEAMGEWGRSIGAALAGTADVADPKERFVRCWDAVRDSFEAHRGLWTVQFEIVGQLSHLPELREQLAGAQKLGRLGLAAMFQGKTEHEDTPEELARGIFYQSLLLGQAAHWLIDPAQAPDGAEILLGLTLVSGAMLDRAQA